A region from the Malus domestica chromosome 07, GDT2T_hap1 genome encodes:
- the LOC103432894 gene encoding BTB/POZ domain-containing protein At3g56230: MNEVSEELNEKIRLLSGFSVALRDKIHTDILLQPGDDGPPVPAHRALLAIRLEIFNNILDLDGCKAPPNDTIKLPELNHEELESLLEFLYHGDLSEEKMNKHIYSLSLAADKYGISYLQKLCERHMHKSLSSANALDVLEVADVCSSLTLRENALEYIVKNMHDIIFSAKYDTFALKNPHLCVQISRASLMDDKRNSVVRECY; this comes from the exons ATGAACGAAGTGTCCGAAGAACTCAATGAGAAGATTAGACTCCTAAGTGGGTTTTCTGTTGCACTTAGAGATAAAATCCACACCGACATATTGTTGCAACCTGGTGATGATGGTCCTCCAGTCCCTGCCCATAGAGCCTTATTG GCAATAAGATTAGAAATTTTTAACAACATTCTAGACTTAGATGGATGCAAGGCTCCACCAAACGACACCATAAAACTGCCCGAACTGAACCATGAAGAGCTCGAGTCTCTCTTGGAATTTCTGTACCATGGGGACTTGTCAGAAGAGAAGATGAACAAACACATCTACTCCTTGTCCCTTGCAGCTGATAAGTATGGAATCTCGTACTTGCAGAAGCTATGTGAGCGTCATATGCATAAGTCTTTGAGCTCAGCCAATGCTCTTGATGTTTTAGAGGTCGCAGACGTTTGTTCCAGCCTAACACTGAGGGAGAATGCCTTGGAATACATTGTTAAAAATATGCATGACATAATTTTCTCTGCTAAATATGATACGTTTGCACTTAAGAATCCACATCTATGTGTACAGATTTCTAGAGCATCATTGATGGATGACAAAAGAAATTCAGTTGTAAGGGAATGTTATTGA
- the LOC103432896 gene encoding transcription factor bHLH61 isoform X2, with product MVSREHKRAALYEKLQLLRSITNSHALNKTSIIVDASKYIEELKQKVERLNQDIANAQTTSSSSDQTSLPVVTVETLEKGFLINVFSGKSCPGLLVSVLEAFEDLGLNVLEARVSCADSFRLQAVGGENEEEGESIDAHAVKQAVAVAIKNWSENTENE from the exons ATGGTTTCTAGGGAGCACAAGAGGGCAGCACTCTATGAGAAGCTGCAACTTCTTCGTTCTATAACTAACTCTCATGCT CTAAACAAAACCTCAATCATAGTAGATGCCTCCAAGTACATTGAAGAGCTAAAACAAAAGGTGGAAAGACTGAATCAAGATATTGCAAATGCACAAACTACTTCATCATCAAGTGACCAAACTTCATTGCCTGTG GTTACAGtggaaaccctagaaaaagGATTTCTGATAAATGTGTTTTCTGGGAAGAGTTGCCCAGGTTTGCTTGTGTCTGTTCTGGAAGCTTTCGAAGACTTGGGTCTCAATGTGCTTGAAGCTAGGGTTTCCTGTGCAGACAGTTTCAGGTTACAGGCAGTTGGAGGAGAA AATGAAGAGGAAGGTGAAAGCATTGACGCTCATGCAGTAAAGCAAGCAGTGGCAGTGGCTATAAAAAACTGGAGCGAAAATACCGAAAATGAGTAA
- the LOC103432896 gene encoding transcription factor bHLH61 isoform X3 → MVSREHKRAALYEKLQLLRSITNSHALNKTSIIVDASKYIEELKQKVERLNQDIANAQTTSSSSDQTSLPVSCPGLLVSVLEAFEDLGLNVLEARVSCADSFRLQAVGGENEEEGESIDAHAVKQAVAVAIKNWSENTENE, encoded by the exons ATGGTTTCTAGGGAGCACAAGAGGGCAGCACTCTATGAGAAGCTGCAACTTCTTCGTTCTATAACTAACTCTCATGCT CTAAACAAAACCTCAATCATAGTAGATGCCTCCAAGTACATTGAAGAGCTAAAACAAAAGGTGGAAAGACTGAATCAAGATATTGCAAATGCACAAACTACTTCATCATCAAGTGACCAAACTTCATTGCCTGTG AGTTGCCCAGGTTTGCTTGTGTCTGTTCTGGAAGCTTTCGAAGACTTGGGTCTCAATGTGCTTGAAGCTAGGGTTTCCTGTGCAGACAGTTTCAGGTTACAGGCAGTTGGAGGAGAA AATGAAGAGGAAGGTGAAAGCATTGACGCTCATGCAGTAAAGCAAGCAGTGGCAGTGGCTATAAAAAACTGGAGCGAAAATACCGAAAATGAGTAA
- the LOC103432896 gene encoding transcription factor bHLH61 isoform X1 yields MVSREHKRAALYEKLQLLRSITNSHALNKTSIIVDASKYIEELKQKVERLNQDIANAQTTSSSSDQTSLPVQVTVETLEKGFLINVFSGKSCPGLLVSVLEAFEDLGLNVLEARVSCADSFRLQAVGGENEEEGESIDAHAVKQAVAVAIKNWSENTENE; encoded by the exons ATGGTTTCTAGGGAGCACAAGAGGGCAGCACTCTATGAGAAGCTGCAACTTCTTCGTTCTATAACTAACTCTCATGCT CTAAACAAAACCTCAATCATAGTAGATGCCTCCAAGTACATTGAAGAGCTAAAACAAAAGGTGGAAAGACTGAATCAAGATATTGCAAATGCACAAACTACTTCATCATCAAGTGACCAAACTTCATTGCCTGTG CAGGTTACAGtggaaaccctagaaaaagGATTTCTGATAAATGTGTTTTCTGGGAAGAGTTGCCCAGGTTTGCTTGTGTCTGTTCTGGAAGCTTTCGAAGACTTGGGTCTCAATGTGCTTGAAGCTAGGGTTTCCTGTGCAGACAGTTTCAGGTTACAGGCAGTTGGAGGAGAA AATGAAGAGGAAGGTGAAAGCATTGACGCTCATGCAGTAAAGCAAGCAGTGGCAGTGGCTATAAAAAACTGGAGCGAAAATACCGAAAATGAGTAA
- the LOC103432887 gene encoding pentatricopeptide repeat-containing protein At2g13600-like, whose amino-acid sequence MGLAVKLGFPQPAYPLVLPASTSKDKSKNSTLIQSSPTTQKPNGSKFPSLVFVDETRKRFQIQPLIDILYGCEDMGSVGKVKSVHGLVLKSELSDRDLLVVLNHVANAYSKCLDFDTARRVFDEMPLRNIFSWTVMIVGSTESGLFLDGFKFFCDMVVSGILPDKFAYSAVVQTCIGLDCIELGEMVHAQVVVRGFASDTFVSTTLLNMYAKFGMVENSCRMFNTMTEHNKVSWNAMISGLTSNGLHSEAFDQFVRMQKEGIKPNLYTLISVSKAVGKLGNVDKSKIVHSYASGLSMEPSVLVGTALIDMYSKCKSVSDARSVFDLNFTSCKTNPPWNAMISGYSQSGHSQEALELFVRMCVNNIQPDKYTYCSVFNAIAALKCLRLGKEIHGMVLKSGVEMKVTSISNAIANAYAKCGLLKDVQKVFDRIEERDLVSWTTLVTACSQCFEWEDALIVFSKLREEGFTPNEFTISSVLVACASLCFLEYGQQVHGLLCKAGLDSEKCIESALIDMYAKCGNIDEAQEVFERISEPDTVSWTAIISGYAQHGLVEDALELFKRMEQMGVKANDVTLLCVLFACSHRGMVDEGHYLFHQMEKSYGVVPKMEHYACIVDLLGRVGRLNDAMEFIERMPIEPDEMVWQTLLGACRVHENVELGEIAAEKILSVTPESSATYVLLYNTYIRTGSYEDGLSLRDVMKDRGVKKEPGCSWISVNGRIHKFYAGDQRHPEKHDIYANLEELRAKLKSMGYIPDLRNVLQDVNLVEKRGMHG is encoded by the exons ATGGGTCTAGCTGTTAAATTGGGCTTTCCTCAACCTGCTTATCCTCTGGTTCTTCCCGCCTCAACTTCCAAAGACAAA AGTAAAAATTCAACATTAATTCAATCATCTCCAACAACCCAGAAACCCAATGGAAGCAAATTTCCGAGCTTAGTTTTTGTTGATGAAACTCGGAAAAGGTTTCAAATTCAACCCTTAATTGATATCCTTTATGGTTGTGAGGACATGGGTTCTGTAGGAAAAGTTAAATCTGTTCATGGGTTGGTATTAAAATCCGAGCTTTCGGACAGGGACTTGCTGGTGGTGTTGAACCATGTTGCCAATGCCTATTCGAAATGCTTGGATTTTGACACAGCTCGTcgagtgtttgatgaaatgccgCTGAGGAACATATTCTCTTGGACAGTCATGATTGTTGGGTCGACAGAGAGTGGGTTGTTTCTTGATGGGTTTAAGTTCTTTTGTGATATGGTGGTTAGTGGAATTTTACCAGACAAGTTTGCGTATTCAGCGGTTGTGCAGACATGCATTGGGTTAGATTGTATCGAATTGGGCGAAATGGTGCATGCCCAGGTTGTTGTAAGAGGCTTTGCGTCTGATACTTTTGTAAGTACAACTCTTCTTAACATGTATGCAAAGTTCGGAATGGTTGAGAATTCGTGTAGGATGTTTAATACCATGACTGAACATAATAAAGTCTCCTGGAATGCAATGATTTCAGGGTTAACATCAAATGGCCTTCATTCTgaagcatttgatcaatttgTAAGAATGCAGAAAGAAGGaattaaaccaaatttgtaTACACTCATCAGTGTCTCGAAAGCAGTCGGGAAGTTAGGTAATGTTGACAAGAGCAAAATTGTTCACAGTTATGCATCTGGATTGAGCATGGAGCCTAGTGTTCTTGTGGGAACTGCTCTTATCGATATGTACTCTAAATGCAAGTCTGTGTCTGATGCAAGATCTGTTTTTGACTTGAATTTCACCAGTTGTAAAACCAATCCACCATGGAATGCAATGATATCTGGTTATTCACAGTCAGGTCACAGCCAAGAAGCATTGGAGCTCTTTGTGAGAATGTGCGTAAACAATATACAACCAGACAAATACACTTACTGCAGTGTCTTCAATGCAATAGCTGCTTTGAAATGTTTGCGTTTGGGAAAGGAAATTCATGGGATGGTTTTGAAGTCTGGGGTGGAAATGAAGGTTACAAGCATCTCCAATGCAATTGCCAATGCATATGCCAAATGTGGGTTGCTCAAAGACGTACAGAAGGTCTTTGACAGGatagaagagagagatttagtGTCTTGGACAACACTGGTGACTGCTTGTTCACAATGTTTTGAATGGGAGGATGCACTGATAGTCTTCTCAAAGTTGAGAGAAGAAGGCTTTACACCGAACGAGTTTACCATTTCTAGTGTGCTTGTTGCATGTGCCAGCCTTTGTTTCCTGGAGTATGGTCAGCAAGTCCATGGCCTCCTTTGCAAGGCTGGCTTGGACTCGGAAAAGTGTATAGAAAGTGCTCTAATTGATATGTATGCCAAGTGCGGTAATATAGACGAGGCGCAAGAGGTCTTTGAGAGGATTTCTGAACCAGATACAGTGTCGTGGACTGCTATTATATCAGGCTATGCTCAACATGGGCTTGTGGAGGATGCTCTTGAACTCTTTAAGAGAATGGAGCAGATGGGTGTGAAGGCCAATGATGTGACGCTATTGTGTGTTCTGTTTGCATGCAGCCACCGTGGTATGGTAGATGAAGGCCACTATCTTTTTCATCAAATGGAAAAATCATATGGGGTGGTGCCAAAGATGGAACATTATGCTTGTATTGTTGATCTCTTAGGTCGTGTAGGCCGTCTTAATGATGCAATGGAGTTCATAGAAAGAATGCCAATTGAGCCCGACGAAATGGTTTGGCAGACTTTGTTGGGAGCATGTAGGGTACATGAAAATGTTGAGTTGGGGGAGATTGCAGCTGAGAAGATTCTTTCGGTTACACCAGAATCCTCAGCTACCTATGTTCTTCTGTACAACACCTATATCAGGACAGGGAGTTATGAAGATGGACTTAGTCTGAGAGATGTGATGAAAGACCGAGGCGTGAAAAAGGAACCAGGTTGTAGTTGGATTTCTGTGAATGGTAGAATCCACAAATTTTATGCAGGGGATCAACGACATCCAGAAAAGCATGATATTTATGCAAATTTAGAAGAGCTGAGAGCGAAGCTTAAATCCATGGGTtacattccagatttgcgtaATGTATTGCAAGATGTGAATTTGGTAGAAAAAAGGGGGATGCATGGATGA